A genomic stretch from Aedes albopictus strain Foshan chromosome 2, AalbF5, whole genome shotgun sequence includes:
- the LOC109623147 gene encoding uncharacterized protein LOC109623147 yields the protein MSFCRITGKCRSLPKPNYFPMLPPISPADAKRFCRITGKSYGLPSHHYIPVMLIKSSGKTKCKVTNVSDQLDPHHYFPGHYGSRKHTVICQFRYVFPILDDQDEAQKNLTNILVQKTKSIEQSLYVYKVDERNFGLVFPAKLEAAVRDGDVRDVMLAKESDKLLIKLKKGNSIAVSLKNVEQADLENLYEGEGPREDVIKKREIEDAKRPKPQGRSNLSSIAHIFEEKEKIQDLEEEEEQKFMEAHREKAVRLAEERRERQLEEKLKALKLNEHLIEQDPELNDLVKPMIESWDWSTLEKEASDSSTTTNSFKTLPEPHQITPVNLPPKHLQVDHAILEKSSGMEAASYVGTITPTKIELKSERLNVMKSLPPDVLDALAHVEEKLASQAELLPHLDDLASVITRLQDSQPTEVNGIPGVKLVVNHQEIFVPGQTLVINNKPTFIPGQTVETDNGLLEFVPGVTITSHDSSSIQFIPGEVALTKAGKPQSFVAGKVIDGKFVCGQVLTVNDEPQFVQGQTIVTPEGVSKFVAGVVDEKTGEFVPGQNIQTPDGVKFVPGQTITVNGKEKFIPGQTVMRDNKEMVFVPGQTVVDEKGQSKFVPGKTIVSAEGSKFVPGQYVDDTFVPGISDGEKFVPGVNIETKEGSKFVQGQIVHTKHGDVFMPGSTSVNEKGQVLFELASTIDAVKFSEATPVGMVMDSDNMKITEPALCVFGHMVQQETGVEFYPEKIKKEDLPHGKIVPGKLIKQLAQTKFIPGINVEEGFIPGQVVQTDHGEQFVPGQVIETSEGLKFVPGQIVETKNGAKFVPGQTMQTADGPRFVPGQIINTKAGPTFIPGQVICTDDDGEKFVPGQVVDTDDGPRFVPGRVVETENKVTFIPGRIVQTAEGPKFVAPDLKDTEDGDEEFLVQSFAVTPEELKLLKPTQNSTTIDAQESSVVVTLDSSMLQQLSEAGMHIGRQVEASAVDYVLESTKERKALQQFIAEHNIQNGSMDVLENLFDGLKAVCKRVDLDSLQYGSEDDKLVDTSVCNGSIGAVESLATNLATILANTSESENCNMYEVIAEAIKMSNGEYSIEELQHVMESPAAVDYLAGVVNKTIVKNNIDQKLKTITALVGDENQGRETSVVPPKGAIEEFCQLMDNDRMSEAFVNLLKKDENLFKSIVAGLKTTGVVEGSVNISEILQAAVVDSIQEKAQTAIIDLLNEPNRDQLTALLKKSEGLAMALGNSKEAEAFEYLLTHPQALKDLNKEDDLFTIINRVLIMEELAEDDDEYRELIDSLERTPSHATKSDKLRDLIRQSGALSFAPAKKQTIESSKDVPLSLFYTNNQLAIEEFFLKSGQTQRHCPKAFLIIKRGIQAVIPRESSHEVLAGKIAYTVLDEHGIRQFQPMNVLNALQITPRFLNRFSMYTCDICEEPDLDTLSSSSSHGDGDVDSDGYYYSPRRPLSRKGSLYNSSTRRADRLDSPIRHHQRPPTGTTTMPNGYHERYAHHVESMKTLPMAMRIAIKASISREAPIIKSSSRDYLHRSSSYSRLK from the exons ATGTCTTTCTGTCGTATCACCGGCAAATGCCGGTCTCTTCCGAAGCCGAACTACTTCCCTATGCTTCCTCCCATCTCACCAGCGGATGCAAAACGATTCTGCCGAATTACAGGCAAGTCCTATGGACTCCCATCACATCACTACATACCCGTAATGCTGATCAAATCTTCAGGAAAAACGAAGTGTAAAGTCACCAACGTATCTGATCAACTCGATCCGCACCATTATTTCCCCGGACACTATGGAAGTCGAAAACATACCGTCATTTGCCAATTTCGATACGTCTTTCCCATTCTGGATGATCAAGATGAAGCCCAAAAGAATCTCACaaacattttggtgcaaaaaacgAAATCAATCGAGCAAAGTCTCTATGTTTATAAAGTTGACGAACGCAATTTTGGACTAGTTTTCCCGGCCAAATTGGAAGCGGCTGTTCGCGACGGAGATGTACGTGACGTTATGCTCGCCAAGGAGTCTGACAAACTCCTCATAAAACTTAAAAAAGGAAACAGCATCGCCGTCAGCCTCAAGAACGTCGAACAAGCCGACCTAGAAAACCTTTACGAAGGCGAAGGACCTCGAGAAGATGTGATTAAAAAACGTGAAATAGAAGATGCCAAACGGCCGAAACCCCAAGGTAGATCTAATCTCTCCAGCATCGCCCACATTTTCGAAGAGAAAGAGAAGATTCAAGATCTCGAAGAAGAAGAGGAACAGAAGTTCATGGAAGCTCATCGCGAAAAAGCCGTCCGACTAGCGGAAGAACGTCGCGAACGTCAACTGGAAGAAAAACTAAAAGCTTTGAAACTCAACGAGCACCTGATCGAACAAGACCCCGAACTCAACGATCTGGTCAAACCCATGATCGAATCCTGGGACTGGAGCACTTTGGAAAAGGAAGCCTCCGACTCCAGTACTACCACCAACTCCTTCAAGACACTTCCAGAACCTCACCAAATTACCCCCGTCAATCTACCGCCAAAACATCTACAAGTAGATCACgccatcctggaaaaatcctccggCATGGAAGCGGCATCCTATGTTGGGACAATCACCCCCACCAAAATCGAGCTCAAATCAGAACGCCTGAACGTCATGAAATCCCTACCTCCGGATGTACTCGACGCTCTGGCACACGTAGAGGAAAAACTCGCCTCCCAAGCTGAACTTCTCCCGCATCTAGACGATCTCGCCTCCGTGATCACACGTCTGCAAGACTCCCAACCAACGGAAGTCAACGGAATCCCGGGCGTCAAACTGGTCGTCAATCACCAGGAAATCTTCGTTCCTGGCCAAACCTTGGTCATTAACAACAAACCGACCTTTATCCCTGGCCAAACCGTTGAAACCGACAATGGTCTTCTGGAGTTTGTTCCCGGCGTCACGATCACTTCCCACGACAGCAGCTCGATTCAGTTCATTCCCGGCGAGGTCGCTCTGACCAAAGCCGGAAAGCCACAATCCTTTGTTGCTGGCAAAGTGATCGACGGTAAGTTCGTTTGTGGCCAAGTGCTCACCGTCAATGATGAACCCCAGTTCGTGCAAGGCCAAACGATCGTCACTCCGGAAGGTGTGAGCAAGTTCGTTGCCGGAGTAGTTGATGAAAAAACGGGAGAATTCGTCCCAGGGCAGAACATTCAAACGCCGGATGGTGTCAAGTTCGTTCCTGGGCAGACCATTACCGTCAACGGGAAGGAAAAGTTCATTCCTGGACAAACTGTTATGAGGGACAACAAGGAAATGGTGTTTGTACCCGGTCAGACGGTGGTTGACGAGAAGGGTCAGTCAAAGTTTGTTCCTGGAAAAACAATCGTTTCTGCCGAAGGATCCAAATTTGTCCCCGGCCAGTATGTGGATGACACGTTTGTACCTGGCATATCTGATGGAGAGAAGTTTGTTCCTGGTGTGAACATCGAAACCAAAGAAGGTTCGAAATTCGTCCAAGGGCAGATCGTTCATACCAAGCATGGTGATGTATTCATGCCGGGTTCCACGAGCGTCAACGAGAAGGGTCAGGTCCTATTTGAATTGGCCTCAACGATCGATGCCGTAAAATTCAGTGAAGCCACTCCAGTGGGTATGGTGATGGACAGTGACAATATGAAGATTACGGAGCCGGCACTTTGCGTGTTTGGACACATGGTTCAACAAGAAACCGGGGTGGAGTTCTACCCCGAAAAGATCAAGAAGGAAGACCTTCCGCATGGAAAGATCGTCCCCGGAAAGTTGATCAAACAACTTGCCCAGACCAAGTTCATCCCTGGAATCAACGTAGAAGAAGGCTTCATACCAGGCCAGGTGGTGCAAACCGATCATGGAGAACAGTTCGTACCAGGCCAGGTGATTGAGACATCCGAAGGTCTTAAATTTGTTCCAGGACAGATTGTTGAAACCAAAAACGGTGCCAAGTTTGTGCCAGGTCAAACGATGCAAACTGCCGATGGGCCGAGATTTGTCCCAGGTCAGATCATCAACACCAAAGCTGGTCCGACGTTCATTCCTGGTCAGGTGATCTGCACGGACGACGATGGAGAGAAGTTTGTGCCCGGACAGGTCGTCGATACCGACGATGGTCCCCGGTTCGTACCGGGCCGGGTCGTTGAAACAGAGAACAAGGTTACCTTCATCCCCGGTAGAATCGTTCAAACTGCAGAAGGACCGAAATTTGTCGCACCAGATTTGAAGGATACGGAAGACGGcgatgaggaattcttggtgcaaAGTTTTGCCGTTACTCCGGAGGAGCTGAAGCTGTTGAAACCGACACAGAACTCGACAACGATTGATGCACAGGAAAGCTCTGTGGTCGTGACATTGGATAGTTCTATGCTGCAGCAATTGTCAGAGGCCGGCATGCACATTGGTCGGCAGGTTGAAGCTTCGGCTGTGGACTACGTGCTCGAGAGCACAAAGGAACGAAAGGCCTTGCAGCAGTTCATAGCAGAGCACAACATCCAAAATGGAAGCATGGATGTTCTGGAGAACTTGTTCGATGGATTGAAAGCGGTTTGTAAGCGAGTTGATTTAGATTCACTCCAATATGGTTCGGAAGATGACAAGTTGGTAGACACATCTGTTTGTAACGGCTCGATTGGAGCCGTCGAGTCGTTGGCGACGAACCTGGCGACGATTTTGGCGAACACAAGTGAGTCTGAAAACTGCAATATGTACGAGGTGATTGCCGAAGCCATTAAGATGTCCAACGGAGAATACAGTATTGAAGAACTGCAACATGTGATGGAGAGTCCTGCTGCTGTGGATTACCTGGCTGGAGTGGTGAACAAGACAATTGTCAAGAATAACATCGATCAGAAACTGAAAACGATAACGGCGTTGGTTGGTGATGAAAACCAAGGTAGAGAAACTAGCGTAGTACCTCCAAAAGGCGCAATTGAAGAGTTCTGTCAGCTCATGGACAACGACCGCATGTCTGAGGCATTCGTTAATCTGCTAAAGAAGGATGAGAATCTGTTTAAATCTATCGTGGCCGGTCTGAAAACAACAGGCGTGGTTGAAGGTAGTGTAAATATTTCGGAGATCCTTCAAGCTGCAGTCGTAGACAGTATTCAAGAGAAGGCACAAACCGCGATAATCGATCTACTCAATGAACCCAACAGGGACCAATTAACTGCGTTGCTGAAGAAGTCAGAAGGTCTAGCTATGGCGCTGGGAAATAGTAAAGAAGCGGAAGCCTTCGAATATTTACTGACGCATCCGCAAGCCTTGAAAGATTTAAATAAGGAAGATGATTTGTTCACGATCATCAATCGTGTACTGATCATGGAAGAGTTGGCAGAAGACGACGACGAGTATCGTGAACTGATTGATAGTCTGGAAAGGACCCCTTCGCACGCTACCAAGAGCGATAAACTTAGGGATCTAATTCGTCAAAGTGGTGCCCTTTCATTCGCTCCTGCCAAAAAGCAAACAATCGAGTCATCCAAGGACGTTCCATTATCCCTATTCTACACCAATAACCAGCTAGCCATCGAAGAGTTCTTCCTCAAGAGCGGCCAAACCCAGAGACACTGCCCGAAAGCGTTCCTCATCATTAAACGAGGCATCCAGGCAGTAATCCCTCGCGAGTCTAGCCACGAGGTGCTTGCGGGTAAGATCGCCTACACCGTGCTGGATGAGCACGGCATCCGTCAGTTCCAACCGATGAACGTCCTGAACGCGCTGCAAATTACTCCACGGTTCCTGAACCGTTTTTCGATGTATACTTGTGATATCTGCGAGGAGCCGGATCTGGACACCCTGAGCAGCAGTAGCAGCCACGGAGACGGCGATGTGGACAGTGATGGATACTACTACAGTCCTCGGCGGCCACTGTCGAGGAAGGGATCGCTGTACAACAGTAGCACCAGGAGAGCAGACAGACTGGATTCGCCGATCCGCCACCATCAGCGTCCTCCAACGGGTACGACGACGATGCCGAACGGTTATCATGAGCGATATGCGCATCACGTAGAAAGCATGAAG ACTCTTCCGATGGCCATGCGGATAGCGATCAAGGCCTCCATCTCGCGGGAAGCACCGATCATCAAATCATCCAGTCGGGATTACCTCCACCGGTCCTCGTCGTACTCCCGGCTAAAGTGA